The proteins below come from a single Aegilops tauschii subsp. strangulata cultivar AL8/78 chromosome 6, Aet v6.0, whole genome shotgun sequence genomic window:
- the LOC141025404 gene encoding uncharacterized protein produces MVNQIQQKSEAACKKLEADISDLKTRLKTQETETRKANAKFVSSIAAQEKLKTDFDAERRAWAEEKATLVNRVEQAEKALSEKTAELSGLKRQVSQMVAAIFGPRSANLNQSVVTKLKAVYTLVEQLYTGSHRALAVVALSNEVPTHLAEVLRRLAVLPQHIQELRRASARAGAIAALSRAKAFLPELDPADIALGYPSLKEDGTAFNQKDFAACVKIVRPVATLIGNDTNLTKNQPGYDAENQRIPTPRYEALSLIPPTRKHTFAAEIDPAGLIVEEAQFEALSGIDWKSSTFQFLGTAGGEERDEPETSTQQAS; encoded by the exons atggtgaaccagattcagcagaagtctgag gctgcttgcaagaagcttgaagctgacatctccgatctgaagacccgcctaaagacgcaagaaactgagacccggaaggccaatgccaaatttgtgtccagtattgctgcgcaagaaaagctgaagacggactttgacgctgaacggagagcctgggccgaagagaaggctactctggtgaaccgggtcgaacaggcggagaaggctctgtcagagaagaccgccgaactctccggcttaaagcgccaagtgtcccagatggttgccgcaatcttcg gtcctagaagcgccaacctcaaccaaagtgtggtaaccaagttgaaagccgtgtacaccctggtggagcaactctacaccgggtcacatcgtgctttggctgtggtggccctatccaatgaggtgccgactcacctggcggaagttcttcgccggctcgccgttcttccgcaacatatccaagagctgcgacgggcctctgcaagagccggagccatagctgctctaagccgggccaaggcgttccttccagaactagacccggcggacatcgctctgggctaccccagtttgaaggaagacggcaccgccttcaaccaaaaggacttcgcagcctgcgtgaagatcgtacgcccggtggccactctgatcggCAATGATACAAATCTGACTAAGaaccagccgggttacgatgcagagaatcagaggatccccactccgcgctatgaagccctcagcttaatcccgccgactcggaagcacacctttgccgcggagattgacccggctgggttaattgtcgaggaagctcaatttgaagctctgagcggcattgactggaagtcgtcaactttccagttcttgggaacagccggaggagaagagagggatgagccggagacttcaacccagcaagcatcgtaa